AGAATCAGACCTTTGCAAGGATCAATAATATTGTTAATATCGGAGGGCTGCTATTAGTTTTGCTCCTTACGTACTTTTTCAAGTTTTACGGATATCTTATAGCCATCAGTATAGCCCCTTATTTATCGTTATTTTGGTTAAAAAAGGATATATATTCTCATGGAGCACTCAAACCGGGAAATTATAAAGAGATGTGGAGATATGGTATTTTTACCGCACTTACTTCTCTTACTTCTGATGCCCTATATTCATTGGATATCTTGTTGCTTGGTTTTATGCTGAATGAAAATGCGGTCGCCAATTACAGAACGGCTATTCTTATTCCATCTAATATTACTTTTCTGGCAACCAGTTTTCTACAGAGTGATTTTCCGGTTCTCTCCAAGAACTTTAAGGATAAGAAATTCCTGAAATCTTATGTTGTGAATTTTAATAAATTCTTCTTTCCCATTTGTCTGGGAATTCTGCTTTTCTTTTATCTATTTAAAAAGTATATAATTATTTTATTTTTTGGTGAAAACTATGTGAATAATACGACTTTATTAATGATTTTATCAGTAGGATTCACATTAGGCATGGTGACCAGAAATCTTTATGGAAATTTATTACCTGCAGTCGGAAAAATAGAGATTAATACATGGCTCAGCATCGGATCACTTATATTTTTGGCTGTGCTTGCCTATTTACTGGTTCCAGCTTACGGTACCATCGGAATGGGAATTGCTATGACAGCAACATTGCTTGTTTCCGGCTTGGGTTATCTGTTTTTTTTCTTTTCCTACTTAAGGAAACTGCCTTAATGGTAAAATCTTTTTATCTTTGTTAGAATGAAAAATATCTTTCTTTATATTTTATTATTAAGCTGTGTAGTTATCAGTTGTGGAAGTGATGACGATTCTTTACAAAGAATTGATCAGATACTGAATATCTATATGAAGTCGGATACCAGTCCGGATTTGTTGAATGCCAAAAAAAGCGGATCTTTTACCAGCTTTTCAGTGAATGATATGTTAGGGGACAAAGATAATTCTCCTGTGACAACTATTCCTTTAAGAATGAGACAGGATTCAGTTTTTTATATAGAATATATTGCAGGAGCGAAAAGGAAAAAATTTGATTCTGCGGGTACTACTTATTATTCCAGGATGCAGGTTACTTTGAATCAAATTATTAATAATACCCCTCAGCCGGTGGCTACAGATATTCTTGAAATTCACTATCGAAATACGCCGGAAGCATTTCAGGTTTCAGAGGTTTTATACAATACAGAATCCGTATTTTCAAAGGATGCGGGGACACCCAATTCAATAAATAACGTAACTATCATAAAATAGTTTTAAATTTGTAAAATTGTTAGCTTATATTAGGCTAAATTTAATATCTAACATCTAAATAAAATGTTACAAGTCAATTTTTTACGCGACAATAAAGAACGCGTTTTAGAAGGTCTTAAGAAAAGACAATTCAAGAATCTTGAGTTGGTAGACGAAGCTGTTGCTACTGACGACGAAAGAAAAAGAATCCAATTTGAATTAGATTCCCAGCTTTCCGAGATCAATAAAATCTCCAAGGAAATTGGACTTTTAATGAAGGAAGGAAAAAAAGAAGAAGCGGAATCAGCAAAATCTAAAACTGCACAATACAAAGAGTCGAGTTCAGAATTGAAATCTCAGCTGGAAGTAAAAGAAACTGAATTATTGAATATTCTGTATCAACTTCCAAACATTCCAAATGAATTGGTAAAAAGCGGTGCTTCAGCTGATGATAACGAAATTATTTTCCAGTCTCATACCGTAGAAGGTCTTGGTGAAGGAGCTATTCCTCACTGGGAACTGGCAAAAAAATATAACCTTATCGATTTTGAACTAGGAGTAAAAATTGCTGGGGCAGGATTTCCTGTTTATTTAGGAAAAGGAGCTAGATTACAAAGAGCCTTAGTTCAGTATTTCCTTGATAAAAATGTTGATAAAGGATATACAGAAGTAAACCCGCCTCACGTAGTAAATGAAGCTTCGGGTTTTGGAACAGGACAATTACCTGATAAAGAAGGACAGATGTACTATATCAACGAAGATAAATTATATCTGATTCCTACTGCGGAAGTTCCTGTAACGAACCTTTACCGTGATGTATTATTGGATGAAAGAGATCTTCCGATTAAAAATACGGCATTCTCTCAGTGTTATAGAAGAGAAGCGGGAAGCTACGGGGCTCACGTAAGAGGTCTAAATCGTCTTCACCAATTCGAAAAAGTAGAGATCGTAAGAATTGAAAAACCTGAAAATTCTTATGCTGTATTGGAAGAAATGGTAGAGCACATTAAAGAAATCCTTACTGATCTTGAACTTCCATTCAGAGTATTAAGACTTTGTGGTGGAGATACAGGTTTTGCTGCTGCTATGACTTATGATTTTGAAGTATGGAGTGCAGCACAGGAAATGTGGTTAGAAGTAAGTTCTGTTTCCAACTTTGAAACATTCCAGGCTAACAGATTGAAATGCCGTTACAAAGCAGATGGTAAATCTCAGTTGGTACACACCCTGAACGGTTCTGCTATGGCATTGCCAAGAATTATGGCTGCATTGTTGGAGAATAATCAGACAGCAGAAGGAATTAAGCTTCCTAAAAAGATTGCAGAATATGCAAGATTTGATGTGATTAATTAAATACATCTTTACTAATAAAAATAAATCCCTCTTTCTGAAAATGGAAGAGGGATTTTATATTTTATGAGGATAAAGACATTCTCCTTTACTATTATTAATGAGGTTTTTAATTTTTTTTTTAGCTTATTAGGAATGTCTTTACTGAATACGTAGTGGAAAAATCGGTAATTTAAAAAATAATATTATTGATGTATATTTAATGAACTTAAAAATAAAATACCAATTCCATGAAAAAACAAATTAGTTTAGTTTTACTGTTTGTGACCCTTGGGTTTTTCTTATCCAAATCTCAAGCATTATCTTTATTTACACCATTTCCTTTTCCCCAGGCACAATGTAATAACCTGGCCGGAAATTATTCAAATCAATGGAAACCAAGTCATGGTAGCCCTAATGTCTTAAATGTAGGTTGCGGAAACAATGTTGTAAGACTTTATTCTAAAAATCAAAGCATAACAGAAAGAAAGTCAGAAGGAATATTCATTGATCTTAATAATATTGGAATAACACTTACACCCCAGAAAAAATATAAAATAATTATTACCTATCGTTATTCTTTTCCCAATAACCCATATAATGCTATCAATTTTGATGCTTATTTTGCTAATGATATGGTTGAGAAATCAAATAATAACTGTGAAGAGGAGAAAGAGCCAACGGTTTCAGATAAGATTAAAATTCTCAGCTTTGCTACCGGAGAATCATTAAGTGATACTTATCCATGTCAAGTAAAATCAGTAGAGAAAGGGCAGATTGTAATAGGCAAATCATACAAATATTTATGGATTACATCTAATCTTAATAACAGTACACCAGGGTTACGTGAATATGTTGATATAGATAAAGTAGAATTATACCTAGACGGAGATAACGGAAGCACGGGCGGAACTTCAGGTGGAACAGTTGAAATTGTAGCATCTGATTTAAAAGTGCCTTGTAGCTCAACTGCCCCTATTACCTTTAAGGCTGTAACAAGCAGTACTCCTTTAAACAATAATTATTCATGGGAGTTTGAAAAAGGATGGAGTAAAAATGGGGCACCTGTATCATTAAGCAGTGGAAATTCTGATTTTGTAACAGTAACACCAACTGATCCTACTGTTTTACCTGGCTATGTTAAATTAGTACTTCGCATGAATGGTCAATTATTTGTAAGAGGAGTATATGTAAAAAGAAAAGAAATAGATGAGGCCAATATATTGAAGATCATTGAAGGAATTCGTAGTACCAGTGTTTATCCTGCTACAATAGATTATAGTATTAATCTGGAAATCAACAGTCTGTTTATTGGAGTAGTTCAGATACTTCAGTAGCAGATGTAGCCGTTTCCATAATGAATCCGGCAAAAGTTATTCTTAAGAAGCCTGGTCAATTTGTCCTCTCTGTTAAGGTTTTCGATTTTTGCGGACAATCTAAAACCTTTTCAATAGATGTAGATACGGAAAACCTTCCTTTAGGTCCCAATGGAAATATCTTTGCACGAAAGAATGAAACAAAAATGTATAAAGTATTTCCAAATCCTGCAAGTGATGTAGTTAATATTAAATTGGTCGGCAGTGGTTTACAGGATGATATCGAGAAGAATTATCGAGCTGAATTATTTAATGCATTAGGAGTAAAAGTAAAAGAAATAGCGTTGAAAAAAGATATTGAATTGATGTCTGTAACAGGCCTTATTCAAGGAGTATATACATTAAAAATCTATACAAATAGTAAAGTAGAAGAACATCAGTTAATTGTGAAATAGCTGAAGTTTGGTGAAAGCTAGTCTATACATAAAGAACCTCAATCGAATTCGATTGAGGTTCCTTATTATTCAGTGACAATGATGATTTTTTTATCAGCGTTTTTCAACTTATAATCCTTGTCATTCATTGTTTTTAAGTCATATTCAATCCTTACAGAATAATCGTTAATCTGTTTCAGCCAATCATGCTTGCCGCTAATCGATTTTATTTTATTTTCAAATTTCAGAGTCGTTCCGATATTTTTAAAAAACATCATCATCATTCCTTCCATTTTTTCTGTTTCCTCTTTTGAGCCTTGGGAGCGAAGTATCTCTTCAATATTTTTAAGATTAAAAAAATCAGTGTTAATGGTTAGAGTCTTGCCATCCCAGGTGTTATTTAAATTCTGTTCAAAAGGTAATTTTTCGTTTTTATTGAAATTTTTAATGATTTGATAATCATTAGGAGTGAAATGATCTATTTTAAATAATAATCCGATAGGAGTGGGATTGTTGTCATCTTTTTTGGATTTCAAAAAAACTTTTTTCAACATTCTTAGAGTATCCTGATTTTCTGTTTTCAGTTTCCCCTCATTCTTTAGAAGATCGTGCATACTTGTCCAGACTGTCGGAAATCGTTCCATCTCTTTAAATTTTTCCTGTTTTAAGGAATCAGGAGTCATGGCTTCCATTTCGGCCATAAATTCTCTGGTATCTATATCGGTAATCAGAGAGGTGGCTGTGTCTTTATGATAAAGTACTTCAGTATTAATATTGCAGGATTGTAGCGTAAACAGACTTATTAAGAATAAGACGATTGTTTTCTTCATGTGATGTATGTAAATTCTAATTAATGACAGTTAACAGCTCCACTAGGATCTTTAGAAATTGTCATAGATTCAGCCTTTGGCGAAACGTATGGAATACCCAGTTCCAGGCCTCTCAAAATAAAAAGTCCACCTAAAATTATCATAATAATAGGGACTGCTTTTAAAACCTTTGTTCTGAAAGCCTGATTCATGAGGTTTCCGGCCAACACGATGGCAAACATGAATGGAAGGGTGCCCAAGCCAAATAAAGCCATATATAAAGCTCCCTGCCATATTCCTCCTCCTGCAAGACTTGCCGTAAGAGCCATGTAAACCATGCCGCATGGTAAAAAGCCATTAAGTATTCCTGTTGTAAATCTTGAACGGTAATCTGATTTTTGAAGCAGTCGTCCTAAATTCAACTTTACAGAATATAAAAACTTAGACAGAAATGGGATTTTTGAGGCAAAATCTTTTCCCCCAAATGAAAATACAGCCATAATAATAAGCAGGATACCAGCCGTGATTGTCAGGTATTTCTGAAATCCAGCCATTTCAAAACCTTGTCCTATAATCCCAAGAAGTGCACCCAACAGTGAATAGGTGAAAATTCTTCCGAACTGATACGTAAGATTTTGAAGATAAAAATTAGCAGCCTGTTTTTTAGTTAATCCCATCGATAAAGCAATAGGCCCGCACATTCCGATACAATGAAAACCGGAAGCAAAGCCTAAGGCAATAGCCGATACAATAAGTCCTATTTCCATATCACATCATAATCCATTCTATAGTCTGTTTTGTCTTTCGTCCAACTCAGTCTTAAAGTATAATTCCCCATTTTTAATACTTGTGCAGGGATTAAAAAAGACTGGCTGCCGTCAAGCTGTACAGGTTTTTTGATGTCTAAATTCTGGTCGTCGGTTCTGTTTAAAACAAATTTTGCCGTAGTATTTGAATTGTTATAATCCTTTGGAAAAGTGATTTTAATTCCATGAGTATCCTGGCTGTATACAGGTTTTTCCTGTAGTTCATCAGCTCTCTTTTTGGAATCAATTACATCTTGGTATTGTAATTCCTCTTCGTAATAATTATCTGTTACCATTTCAGAGTTTTTTTGCCCGTTCGGGAAAAGAAACATCATGGATAATATAAAAATAATAAATGCTGCTAATGCAATTACAACACCGTGTCCCCAACTAAAGTTCTTCATTTTTTCTAATTAAAATTGCAGTTTGAATGGTCCTTCAAAATAAGTCTGATAAGAATCGATAAGTTTACCTTTCATGTCATAAACTCCGATTGTAATGTTTTGTTTAGATAGCTTCATTTCATTTTCCGGGAAACTGATATTAATTGTTCCTTTAGAAATTTTATCCCTTTCTACAGGAATTTTACTTGAAGCACTATAAGTAATCTCTCCATGAGCAGGTTCCATTACCTTGATGGTAACGATTTTCTTCTCATTGGTCTTATTCAGGAATGTATAATTATAAGTATTGATAATTTTTCCTTCTTTCACAAAGAATGTACTTCCTGCTGGCTTAATGAATTTAGCCTCCATTTCACCACGGCTGTAAAGCAGATATCCAAGGAATCCTACCAAAAGCAATAAGAATATACTGAAGCCTTTCATTCTTCCCGTAAATTTAAATTGAGTTTCTTTCTCAATTTCATTTTCAGAAGCATATCTGACTAGTCCTTTCGGAAGGCCTACTTTTTCCATGACTTCGTCACAAGCATCAATACATGCTGTACAGTTGATACATTCCAGTTGTTGTCCGTCTCTGATATCAATTCCTGTTGGGCATACTACCACACACTGATGACAATCGATACAATCTCCTTTACCTGCTGCTTTTCTGTCTTCTCCCTTTCTCCATTTTGAGCGGTTCTCTCCTCTTTTGAAGTCATAGAATACGTTGATGGTATCTTTATCGATCAATACACCTTGAAGTCTACCATATGGGCAAACTAATGTACACACTTGTTCTCTGAACCATGCAAAAACAAAATAGAATGCGGCCGTAAGAAGAATCATTACGATAAAATTGGTTGGATGCGCAAATGGCCCTTCAGAAACAATTTTAAAAACTTGTTCATAGCCCACGATATACATAAACATAAAGTGAGTAATGATTAATGAGATCATGACGTAAACAGACCATTTCAAGCTTCTTTTCCAGATTTTCTCGCTATTCCATTCCTGTCTGTCCAGCTTCATTTGCTTGTTTCGGTCACCTTCAATCAAATATTCGATTTTACGGAAGATCGATTCCATAAAAATTGTCTGAGGGCAAATCCACCCGCAGAAAATTCTTCCGAATGCAATCGTAAAAACGATAATAAAGATTAAGGATGCGATAGCACCTAAAGTTAGGATAAAGAAGTCTTGTGGATAGAAAGGCTGTCCAAAGATGAAAAATTCCCTGTCAATAACATTAAACAATAACAACGGGTTGCCATTGATTTTGATAAACGGTAATGAAAAATAAATAATTAATAATAGATAGCTTACAATGTTTCTATAGTTGGTGTACTTTCCTTTTGGTTTTCTTGGAAATACCCATCTTCTTTTACCGGATTGCTCCATTGTCCCTATAGAATCTCTGTAAGTTTCAGGGTCCAGAACCTGTCCCTGTCCGCCTCGTACTTCTATTTCTTCTATGTCTGACATATTGTAATGTGTTTAAAAAAGAAAAAACATAATTCGTTACTATTTTTAAGGTAATAACAAATTATGTTTTTTTCATATGTTTCTAATTTTTCTAAATTATTCTTTTTCCCAGTGTGCTTCAGTTCCTTGAGGAGCAGCTCCTCCTTGAGCCTGAGTTACTGGTGGTAATTCCTGGTTGATGTGATATACATAAGCTGCAATCTTTTCAATTTCAGCTCCAGAAACTTCTCCGTTTTTACCAAATGCTCTCATCGCAGGGTTAGTAGGAGAACCATTCCAGTCCATGTGGAATACGTTTTTGAATAACGTTTTCTCTGGCTGGTTGATCCAGAAGTTATCAGTTAAGTTTGGACCAATACCTCCACTACCGTCTTCTTTGTGACAAGATGCACAGTTTGTTTTGAATAATTCTTTACCTTCTGCGATATTATCAGCTGAATATTTAGCTGTTTCAATTGTTACAGGAGGCTGGGTTGCTTCATAAGCTGCAATACTTGCCAATTGCTCTTTATATTCTTTTTCATATTCGCTTAACGGGTGAGCGAAATCTGTAAACGAATAAGCTGCAATATATACAATACAAAAAGCAGTCCCAAAATAGAATAAACCTACCCACCATTTTGGTAATTGATTATCCAACTCCATGATTCCATCGAAACCGTGGTCAATAAGGATATCTTTTTCTTCTGTGTCAGATTGCTTTTTGAAAGCTGCAGCGTACATTCTTTTGAAGAAAGGAATTTTCTTTTCAGCCAAATAAGCTGCTTTCTCTTCTGGAGATAATTTTTTGAATTTGTTGTTTTCAATCAAATCTCCAATAGAACTGTGGATGTATGCCAGGATACCAGCAATTACAACAGTTCCCCAGAAGTAAGGCGAAGCTAGGAACGCGTAGCTCTGCACAACAAATAATAAAAAACTATTAAAAGTCCGATTATTATCAAGATGTTTACAACAACAGGTGTTCTTTGTTTCATAAAAAATAGTTTAATTTTTTAAATTAAAATCGTCGTCTTCATCCTCTCCAAGGGGAGCTTCTTCTTCCTCTTTATAATATTTCTTAGGCTTGCTAAAAACATAAATTATCAGAGCAACGAAGAACAGCATAAAGAAAATTAGAGCCAGTGTCTGGTAGAAGCCAGCATTTTCTGTATTGGATAATATATCTTTAAAATTCTGAGGAATCATACTGATCTTTTAATGTTTTAGTTATTACTTGCTGTTTTAATTTCAGTTGTTTTGATATCAGTTCCTAATCTTTGAAGATAAGAAATAAGAGCGATAATCTCTTTTTTCTCTAATTCTCCCTGAGGTCTCTTAGCATAAGCCTCTTTCAAGTCATTTGCTTCAGAGAAGATATCTTTTACAATTTTTGCCGATTGGTTGTTTGCCCACTTATCTGCAGAATCGATTTGAGCTTTTGTATAAGGTACATCAAATGTATTCTTCATTAGCTTCATCTTATCTACCATTTTAGATCTGTCTAAGTTCGTAGCAATTAACCAAGGGTAACGAGGCATGATAGAACCTGCTGATGTAGATCTTGGGTTATACATGTGCTTATAGTGCCAAGAACTTGGGTTTTTACCACCTTCTCTATGTAAATCCGGTCCAGTTCTCTTAGATCCCCAAAGGAATGGTCTGTCATAGATGAACTCTCCTGCTTTAGAGTATTGTCCGTTTTTACCGTTAAATCTTGTAATTTCATCTCTAAATGGTCTGATCATCTGAGAGTGACAAGCGTTACATCCTTCACGGATATAAATATCTCTACCTTCAAGTTCAAGCGGTGAATAAGGTTTTACCGCAGAAATTGTAGGTACACTTTTCTTAAGAGTAAGGGTAGGAATAATTTCTACCATACTTCCGATTGAAATAGTAAATAATGATAATACTGTTAAAAGTAATGGCATTCTTTCCAACCAAAGGTGGAAGCCTTCTCCTTCTTTACGTTTGTTACCAATATTTGCTAATGCCGGAGCTTCAGCAGGAACTTCTTTCTGGAATGATCCTTTCTTACTGTAGCAATTACGTTTACAATCATTAAGATTGCTCCTGAAATGTAGAATAAACCTCCTACGAATCTCATTTTAAAGTAAGGAATAATCGCAGTTACTGTATCCAACCAGTTTTTCCATAATAATGTTCCGTCCGGGTTGAATTGTTTCCACATTAATCCTTGTGTAAATCCAGAAATATACATTGGTACTGCATAGAAAATGATTCCTAATGTACCTAACCAGAAATGCCAGTTAGCTAATTTTACAGACCAGATTTTTGTTCTCCACATAATAGGTACCAGGTAATAAATAACCCCGAATGCCATGAAACCATTCCATCCAAGAGCTCCTAAGTGTACGTGACCGATAACCCAGTCAGTGAAGTGACCAATTTTGTTGATGTTTTTAGTTGCTAAAAGCGGTCCTTCAAACGTTGCCATACCATAACAAGTAACGGCTACTACG
This is a stretch of genomic DNA from Chryseobacterium tructae. It encodes these proteins:
- a CDS encoding oligosaccharide flippase family protein, translating into MKSLKDFLRNFFSNSGHHVFLSFLIAKICSFLGSLLIIRLLPENEFGVLSIVLSVLTIFTPFTGFGSSQSLMRFGSMSVDKDEKLKISSYFFFKGILFELILIVLFLGVSVFYFDKYEDIFIIFIFCAIRLGGFYFLNHIQGFYRITGKNQTFARINNIVNIGGLLLVLLLTYFFKFYGYLIAISIAPYLSLFWLKKDIYSHGALKPGNYKEMWRYGIFTALTSLTSDALYSLDILLLGFMLNENAVANYRTAILIPSNITFLATSFLQSDFPVLSKNFKDKKFLKSYVVNFNKFFFPICLGILLFFYLFKKYIIILFFGENYVNNTTLLMILSVGFTLGMVTRNLYGNLLPAVGKIEINTWLSIGSLIFLAVLAYLLVPAYGTIGMGIAMTATLLVSGLGYLFFFFSYLRKLP
- the serS gene encoding serine--tRNA ligase yields the protein MLQVNFLRDNKERVLEGLKKRQFKNLELVDEAVATDDERKRIQFELDSQLSEINKISKEIGLLMKEGKKEEAESAKSKTAQYKESSSELKSQLEVKETELLNILYQLPNIPNELVKSGASADDNEIIFQSHTVEGLGEGAIPHWELAKKYNLIDFELGVKIAGAGFPVYLGKGARLQRALVQYFLDKNVDKGYTEVNPPHVVNEASGFGTGQLPDKEGQMYYINEDKLYLIPTAEVPVTNLYRDVLLDERDLPIKNTAFSQCYRREAGSYGAHVRGLNRLHQFEKVEIVRIEKPENSYAVLEEMVEHIKEILTDLELPFRVLRLCGGDTGFAAAMTYDFEVWSAAQEMWLEVSSVSNFETFQANRLKCRYKADGKSQLVHTLNGSAMALPRIMAALLENNQTAEGIKLPKKIAEYARFDVIN
- a CDS encoding T9SS type A sorting domain-containing protein, with product MNPAKVILKKPGQFVLSVKVFDFCGQSKTFSIDVDTENLPLGPNGNIFARKNETKMYKVFPNPASDVVNIKLVGSGLQDDIEKNYRAELFNALGVKVKEIALKKDIELMSVTGLIQGVYTLKIYTNSKVEEHQLIVK
- a CDS encoding sulfite exporter TauE/SafE family protein produces the protein MEIGLIVSAIALGFASGFHCIGMCGPIALSMGLTKKQAANFYLQNLTYQFGRIFTYSLLGALLGIIGQGFEMAGFQKYLTITAGILLIIMAVFSFGGKDFASKIPFLSKFLYSVKLNLGRLLQKSDYRSRFTTGILNGFLPCGMVYMALTASLAGGGIWQGALYMALFGLGTLPFMFAIVLAGNLMNQAFRTKVLKAVPIIMIILGGLFILRGLELGIPYVSPKAESMTISKDPSGAVNCH
- a CDS encoding FixH family protein; this translates as MKNFSWGHGVVIALAAFIIFILSMMFLFPNGQKNSEMVTDNYYEEELQYQDVIDSKKRADELQEKPVYSQDTHGIKITFPKDYNNSNTTAKFVLNRTDDQNLDIKKPVQLDGSQSFLIPAQVLKMGNYTLRLSWTKDKTDYRMDYDVIWK
- the ccoG gene encoding cytochrome c oxidase accessory protein CcoG; this encodes MSDIEEIEVRGGQGQVLDPETYRDSIGTMEQSGKRRWVFPRKPKGKYTNYRNIVSYLLLIIYFSLPFIKINGNPLLLFNVIDREFFIFGQPFYPQDFFILTLGAIASLIFIIVFTIAFGRIFCGWICPQTIFMESIFRKIEYLIEGDRNKQMKLDRQEWNSEKIWKRSLKWSVYVMISLIITHFMFMYIVGYEQVFKIVSEGPFAHPTNFIVMILLTAAFYFVFAWFREQVCTLVCPYGRLQGVLIDKDTINVFYDFKRGENRSKWRKGEDRKAAGKGDCIDCHQCVVVCPTGIDIRDGQQLECINCTACIDACDEVMEKVGLPKGLVRYASENEIEKETQFKFTGRMKGFSIFLLLLVGFLGYLLYSRGEMEAKFIKPAGSTFFVKEGKIINTYNYTFLNKTNEKKIVTIKVMEPAHGEITYSASSKIPVERDKISKGTINISFPENEMKLSKQNITIGVYDMKGKLIDSYQTYFEGPFKLQF
- a CDS encoding cbb3-type cytochrome c oxidase subunit 3 produces the protein MIPQNFKDILSNTENAGFYQTLALIFFMLFFVALIIYVFSKPKKYYKEEEEAPLGEDEDDDFNLKN